Proteins encoded by one window of Gemmatimonadota bacterium:
- a CDS encoding helix-hairpin-helix domain-containing protein, giving the protein MKLSNRLRAGMLGTVLASLVPLVASAQVGANVGQLLDPNRATAAELSALPGLNAEIAEAIVGGRPWLVMTRLDEMLSQRGLAEAQRETLYGRLWDPLNLNATTAEEILLIPGAGDRVVREFQEYAPYANLAVFNREMSKYWDAEEVARLAQYVFVPIDLNTTTAADILTIPGSGQRVVREFMEYRPYVSMEQFRREMLKYWQGAEVARLEQYVKIGS; this is encoded by the coding sequence ATGAAGCTTTCGAATCGCTTGCGGGCCGGGATGCTCGGCACCGTCCTGGCGAGCCTTGTCCCGCTCGTCGCTTCGGCGCAGGTCGGAGCGAACGTGGGTCAACTCCTCGACCCGAACCGCGCGACCGCCGCGGAGCTCTCGGCTCTTCCCGGGCTGAACGCCGAGATCGCGGAAGCGATCGTGGGCGGGCGCCCGTGGCTCGTCATGACCCGGCTCGACGAGATGCTCTCCCAACGCGGGCTCGCGGAAGCGCAGCGGGAGACGCTCTACGGCCGCCTCTGGGATCCGCTCAATCTGAACGCGACGACCGCCGAGGAGATCCTTCTGATCCCCGGTGCCGGTGACCGCGTAGTGCGGGAGTTCCAGGAGTACGCTCCGTACGCGAACCTCGCCGTCTTCAATCGGGAGATGAGCAAGTATTGGGACGCCGAGGAAGTCGCGCGCCTCGCCCAGTACGTCTTCGTCCCCATTGATCTCAACACGACGACGGCGGCGGACATTCTCACCATTCCCGGCTCGGGGCAGCGGGTGGTACGAGAGTTCATGGAGTACCGCCCCTACGTCTCGATGGAGCAGTTCCGCCGCGAGATGCTGAAGTATTGGCAAGGAGCGGAGGTCGCGAGGCTCGAACAGTACGTGAAGATCGGAAGTTAG
- a CDS encoding c-type cytochrome — translation MRRMKTLFGLTLLAALPCAPGNASAQELPEPDRSAYLAMPGEDLYQAACANCHGAGGAGEPSLPLVLRDPPVPDFTECSFASREPDADWIAVAHDGGPVRGFSPLMPAFGSMLGPKELQRVMDYIRTLCDDTSWPRGELNLPRAMFTEKAYPEDELVWTTEVPLGGEETSVMNEVVYEKRFGSRSQIEVVVPFGFRERSGGSWIGGLGDVVFGVKHALFHSLGAGSILSLGGEVKLPTGREEYGFGSGTTVLESFVSLGQILPSDAFLQLQGVAEFPTASGHDNEVVGRGVLGWSYAQGGWGRTWTPMIEAQAKKELADEAEWGWDLIPQLQVTLNTRQHVIGNIAVLIPMTDTEFRDPRLAVYVLWDWFDGGFFAGW, via the coding sequence ATGCGCCGAATGAAGACCCTCTTCGGGCTCACCTTGCTGGCCGCTCTTCCTTGCGCGCCGGGGAATGCCTCCGCCCAGGAACTCCCCGAGCCGGATCGGTCCGCCTACCTCGCGATGCCCGGCGAGGATCTCTACCAGGCCGCATGCGCGAACTGCCACGGGGCGGGCGGCGCGGGAGAGCCCTCCCTCCCCCTCGTCCTCCGCGATCCGCCCGTTCCGGACTTCACCGAATGTAGTTTCGCTAGCCGGGAGCCGGACGCCGACTGGATCGCGGTGGCCCACGACGGGGGCCCGGTGCGAGGCTTCTCCCCGCTCATGCCCGCCTTCGGGAGCATGCTCGGACCGAAAGAGCTCCAGCGGGTCATGGACTACATTCGGACGCTCTGCGACGACACGAGCTGGCCGCGCGGCGAGTTGAACCTGCCGCGCGCCATGTTCACGGAGAAGGCGTACCCGGAGGACGAGCTCGTCTGGACGACCGAAGTCCCGCTCGGCGGTGAAGAGACCTCGGTCATGAACGAAGTCGTCTATGAAAAGCGATTCGGCTCCCGAAGTCAGATCGAGGTCGTGGTGCCCTTCGGATTCCGAGAACGGAGCGGGGGAAGCTGGATCGGTGGGCTGGGGGACGTCGTTTTCGGTGTCAAGCACGCGCTTTTCCACTCCCTCGGCGCCGGATCCATCCTTTCGCTCGGCGGTGAGGTGAAGCTCCCGACCGGAAGGGAAGAATACGGATTCGGGAGCGGCACGACCGTTCTCGAGTCCTTCGTTTCTTTGGGCCAGATCCTCCCGTCGGACGCTTTCCTCCAGCTCCAGGGGGTCGCGGAGTTCCCCACGGCGTCCGGGCACGACAACGAGGTCGTGGGCCGGGGTGTCTTGGGGTGGAGTTATGCGCAGGGCGGATGGGGACGCACCTGGACCCCGATGATCGAGGCGCAGGCAAAGAAAGAGCTCGCGGACGAGGCGGAATGGGGCTGGGACCTGATCCCCCAACTCCAGGTGACGCTGAATACCCGCCAACACGTGATCGGGAATATCGCCGTCCTGATTCCCATGACCGACACCGAGTTCCGAGACCCCCGGCTCGCCGTTTACGTGCTCTGGGACTGGTTCGATGGCGGCTTTTTCGCGGGGTGGTGA
- a CDS encoding DUF3500 domain-containing protein → MRTSFFSRPPSLVVAVFAIGVGFGTPGTSAGQQNNLDDPFFGIITNGARIEGLFPVRATGVSTAPVVAAARAYLASLTPLQVERTRFGLDSDEWRHWSNIPLANLPREGLPFRDMTEPQREAALNLLRAGLSARAFNEAQKIRQIDGWLAVFNDDPVGFGEDAYFISIFGEPSATEPWGWQLDGHHLVVNYFAMGDQVVMSPQFWGAEPVYITEGELAGMSVLQEEQDSGLAFMESLRPDQRRTALIRSEKTGNNALAQAFRDNLVLDYAGIRATELDAAQREGLMEVVAVYAGHMEEGHARVRVEEVRAHLDDTYFAWIGDVGPDAVYYYRIQSPVVLIEFDHTTHVSLRNVMPPGPSRNHFHITVRTPNGNDYGKDLLRQHYEMTENDSNHQHAPAP, encoded by the coding sequence ATGCGCACATCGTTCTTCAGCCGTCCTCCGTCACTCGTCGTCGCCGTGTTCGCGATTGGGGTGGGGTTCGGGACACCGGGCACGAGCGCCGGTCAACAAAACAACCTGGACGACCCCTTCTTCGGGATCATCACCAACGGGGCGCGGATCGAGGGGCTCTTTCCGGTCCGCGCCACGGGGGTGTCCACGGCTCCGGTCGTGGCTGCCGCACGGGCCTATCTCGCCTCGCTGACTCCGCTCCAAGTCGAACGGACTCGGTTCGGGCTCGACTCCGACGAATGGCGCCACTGGAGCAACATTCCCCTGGCGAACCTCCCGCGCGAAGGGCTTCCCTTCCGCGACATGACGGAGCCCCAACGGGAGGCGGCCCTGAATCTTCTGCGAGCCGGACTCAGCGCGCGCGCCTTCAACGAGGCCCAGAAGATTCGACAGATCGACGGCTGGCTCGCCGTCTTCAACGACGATCCGGTGGGATTCGGCGAGGACGCCTACTTCATCAGCATCTTCGGTGAGCCCTCGGCGACCGAGCCGTGGGGATGGCAGCTCGATGGCCATCATCTCGTCGTGAACTACTTTGCCATGGGCGACCAGGTCGTCATGTCTCCGCAGTTCTGGGGGGCCGAGCCGGTCTACATCACCGAAGGGGAGCTGGCCGGCATGTCAGTTCTCCAGGAGGAACAGGACAGCGGCCTCGCCTTCATGGAGTCGCTCCGTCCCGACCAGCGCCGGACCGCGCTCATCCGATCCGAGAAGACCGGAAACAACGCCCTCGCGCAGGCCTTCCGCGACAACCTCGTGCTCGACTACGCGGGGATTCGGGCCACCGAGCTCGACGCCGCGCAGAGAGAAGGGCTGATGGAGGTCGTGGCCGTGTACGCGGGACACATGGAGGAAGGGCATGCCCGGGTGAGAGTGGAGGAAGTGCGGGCCCATCTCGACGATACCTACTTCGCCTGGATCGGAGACGTCGGCCCTGACGCGGTTTATTACTACCGGATTCAGAGCCCCGTCGTTCTGATCGAGTTCGATCACACGACCCACGTCTCGCTTCGGAACGTCATGCCGCCGGGACCCTCGAGGAACCACTTCCACATCACGGTCCGAACCCCGAACGGAAACGACTACGGGAAGGATTTGCTCCGCCAGCACTACGAGATGACGGAGAACGATTCGAACCACCAGCACGCCCCCGCGCCCTGA
- a CDS encoding Bor family protein — translation MRKRLAFAVLGFVVLSTAGCYHAIIETGRPPAPETVEILWANSFVYGIVPPPLTDVSTQCPNGVSRVETQHSFLNGLVAGITFGIYTPMQINVTCAQGGGVGSAAISFEELAARLTGTVAAPDR, via the coding sequence ATGAGAAAACGTCTCGCGTTCGCTGTACTCGGCTTCGTCGTGCTTTCAACCGCGGGGTGTTATCACGCGATCATCGAAACGGGACGCCCCCCGGCGCCCGAGACGGTCGAGATCCTCTGGGCGAACTCCTTCGTCTATGGGATCGTTCCGCCCCCCCTGACGGACGTGAGCACGCAGTGCCCGAACGGCGTTTCGCGCGTCGAGACCCAGCACTCCTTCCTGAATGGGCTGGTCGCGGGAATCACCTTCGGGATCTACACGCCGATGCAGATCAACGTGACCTGCGCGCAGGGTGGAGGGGTCGGGAGCGCCGCCATCTCCTTCGAGGAGCTCGCGGCCAGACTGACGGGCACCGTGGCGGCGCCGGACCGCTGA
- a CDS encoding lyase, whose product MKRLILLTLAGAFMLPLPAPVAAQATQSLDLKEWPVEWGGRTRDPFVAPDGKVWFVGQQGNYIANFDPATEQFRRFEVEEGTNPHNLIVDDEGFVWYSGNRNGRIGKLDPATGEAEIFMMPDQNVRDPHTLTFDGNGNIWFTAQGANRIGRLDMETGVIDLIVPNEQPSNPYGIEVDEEGHPWVALFRTNTVVRVDPETLELTRFEKANDASRSRRIALTGDGMVWYLDQPRGFLGRIDPATRETAEWQAPGGAQSSPYAITADDQGRLWFSETGPVKQLVGFDPQTEEFFSVNPVSGTIRHMMFDTETGSMWFGTDANQIGRIVVRVPVTD is encoded by the coding sequence ATGAAGCGACTCATCCTGCTCACTCTGGCCGGCGCCTTCATGTTGCCTCTCCCCGCGCCCGTCGCGGCCCAGGCCACGCAGTCTCTCGACCTCAAGGAGTGGCCGGTGGAGTGGGGCGGCCGCACCCGGGATCCCTTCGTCGCTCCGGACGGGAAGGTCTGGTTCGTGGGTCAGCAGGGGAATTACATCGCCAACTTCGATCCGGCGACCGAGCAGTTCCGCCGCTTCGAGGTCGAAGAGGGGACGAACCCACACAACCTCATCGTGGACGACGAAGGCTTCGTCTGGTACTCCGGGAATCGAAACGGGCGGATCGGGAAGCTCGATCCCGCCACCGGAGAGGCCGAGATCTTCATGATGCCGGATCAGAACGTTCGGGATCCGCATACGCTCACCTTCGACGGGAACGGAAACATCTGGTTCACCGCCCAGGGTGCGAACCGGATCGGCCGGCTCGACATGGAGACGGGGGTGATTGATCTGATCGTCCCGAACGAACAGCCCTCGAATCCTTACGGCATCGAGGTGGACGAGGAGGGACACCCCTGGGTCGCCCTCTTCCGCACGAACACCGTCGTTCGCGTGGATCCTGAGACGCTCGAGCTCACCCGGTTCGAAAAAGCGAACGACGCCTCGCGCTCGCGGCGGATCGCCCTGACCGGCGACGGCATGGTCTGGTACCTCGACCAGCCGCGCGGCTTCCTCGGCCGGATCGATCCCGCCACGCGCGAGACCGCCGAGTGGCAGGCGCCGGGTGGCGCCCAGTCCTCGCCCTACGCAATCACGGCGGACGACCAGGGCCGCCTCTGGTTCTCGGAGACGGGGCCGGTCAAGCAACTCGTCGGCTTCGACCCGCAGACCGAGGAGTTCTTCTCGGTCAATCCGGTGAGCGGCACGATCCGGCACATGATGTTTGACACGGAGACCGGGTCCATGTGGTTCGGGACGGACGCGAACCAGATCGGCCGGATCGTCGTGAGGGTGCCGGTCACGGACTGA
- a CDS encoding choice-of-anchor V domain-containing protein yields the protein MRLRKVGSAVFLVGLPALVFAADSIGEGRAPGHRDEPPAGFSGGFGEQACDACHFSFDVNAMPGALQILGAPPRYAPGETYPLTLLLTRPGMAVGGVQLTARFEKGGAQAGSLMPAEGEASRLTVSSSFDIEYAQHLRTGTALVAADTARWTVLWTAPESGGAVQFNGAANAANQDDSQFGDYIYTAVEISGP from the coding sequence ATGAGGCTCAGGAAAGTGGGGAGCGCGGTCTTCCTCGTCGGGCTCCCCGCGCTCGTCTTCGCGGCGGACTCGATCGGTGAAGGGCGAGCGCCCGGACACCGAGACGAGCCGCCGGCCGGCTTTTCGGGAGGGTTCGGCGAGCAGGCGTGCGACGCCTGCCACTTCTCGTTCGACGTGAATGCGATGCCGGGGGCGCTCCAGATCCTGGGGGCGCCCCCGCGTTACGCTCCGGGAGAGACGTATCCGCTGACCCTCCTCCTGACGCGTCCGGGAATGGCGGTCGGGGGAGTCCAGCTTACGGCGCGGTTCGAGAAGGGGGGCGCGCAAGCGGGCTCACTGATGCCCGCGGAGGGAGAGGCAAGCCGTCTCACGGTCTCCTCCAGCTTCGACATCGAATACGCCCAGCACCTCCGGACCGGAACCGCCCTCGTGGCGGCCGACACCGCGCGCTGGACCGTGCTCTGGACGGCACCCGAGAGCGGCGGGGCGGTGCAATTCAACGGGGCGGCCAATGCCGCCAATCAGGACGACTCCCAGTTCGGCGACTACATCTATACGGCAGTGGAAATCTCGGGCCCGTGA